The following DNA comes from Corynebacterium atrinae.
CCCCGACTACCTGGAGCGCGTGCGCGACATCTGGCGGAGGGCCGAGGCATCGCCCGGTCGCCGTGTGGTCGGGGTGACCGGTTCCGCCCGTTTCGAGATCCCGGGCCCCGCAGGCGACATCGCCAGCTCCCTCTACCTGGGCGCCTATTTCCGCAGCGTCGGTTCCACGCTGGGGCACTATCCCCTGTTCGGCACCAACTACTCGATCCGCGCCGACTGGTGGGCGGAGGTCCGCGACTCGGTCGACCTGAGCGACACCTACGTCCACGAAGACATGCAGCTCTCCTTTGCCGTGCGTGCCGACGAGACCGTCTGGTTCCAGAAGGACCTCGTAGTGAGCATGGACGACCGTGCCCTGCACGGGATCCGGCAGGTGGCGGTGCGCTTCCACCGGGGTTTCTACACCGTCCTGCGCAACTGGCGGAAGCACCCTCCCCACCGCCGGCTGGCGCAGCGGGGCCTGCTGGGAACACGGCTGCGGGAGGTGCTGGCACCGTGACCCCGGACCTCGATTCCCGGATCGGCGCTTCGCTGACGCTGCTGGAGGACTTCCTCGCGAGCGGCCGTGCCCAGCTCCCGCACGACGCCCGGCTGCTGGCGATGGCCTACGACGGTGTGGCCGAATTCTCCCTGGGCGGCAAACACCTGCGGTCCCGGCTCGTCCATATCTCCGCCGGGGACGTCGTCGGCGAAGGCCTCCAGGCCGCCACGGTGTTCGGGGCGTGCGTGGACCTGCTGCACGGGGCCTTCCTCATCCACGACGACATCATCGACCGCGACGACCTGCGCCGTGGCCGCCCGACCATCCACGCGGCGGTGCGGGACGAGTACGGGGACGCTCACCTGGGCACCTCGCTGGCCATCGTCGCCGGAGACTTGGGAATCAACGGCGCCCTCCAGCTGCTGCTCACCTCGGACCTGGCGGACGACGTCGTCCGCCGCGGCATGCGGTTGCTCTCCTCCGCGGCGCACGAGACGATCACCGGCGAGATCCTCGACATCGCCCACCTGGTGGAGCCGGACCCCGACCTGGAGCAGGTGCGGCTGAGCAACCACCTCAAGACCAGTGAATACAGCTTCGGCACCCCGCTCAAGCTCGGCGCCCTGGCGGCCGGGCGGGACCCGGCGTCGATGAAGCCGATCGCCCACGCGCTGGGCAACGCCTACCAGGCGGCCGACGACATCGCCGGCGCGGTGGGCGACAGCGAGGTCACCGGCAAGCAGACCGCCGGTGACGTGGTCAACCGGCGTGCGACGTTGGTGACCATGAGGATGGACCCCGAACAGCCGACTGACCCGCAGGCCCTGGCCGGGATCATCCGCGACGTCATCGCGGAGGGTGACTCCCACCTGGCGGATGCCCGCCGGCTCATCGACGAGACCGACCTGGCGCCCGGCATCCGGGAGAATCTGCACCACATCACGAACCGAATCGAAGGGATGCTGCGCACCCATGCCTGAGCAGACGCCACCGGACCGGAAGCAGCTGGGGGAGTTCCTGGACCGCTACGACCGCGCGGCGGTCAAGGCCTCCCACGAGGTCATCCTGTCCTACTCCACGAGTTTCTCCCTGGCCACCCGCCTGCTGGGCAAGCAGGTGCGCACGGACATCCGCAACCTCTACGCCATGGTGCGCATCGCCGACGAAATCGTCGACGGGACGGCACGGGCGGCGGGTCTGAGCCCCGAGGAGACCGCCGCGGCACTGGACGACTACGAGAGCGCGGTCCTGGCCGCCCCCGCCCGGCGTTTCCACGTCGACCCGGTCCTGCACGCCTACGCGCTCAGCGCCCGCCGTTGCGGTTTCAACCCCGAGCATGTGACGGCTTTCTTCTCCTCCATGCGTCGGGACCTGAACCAGACGACCTACGACGAGCAGAGCTTCGAGGACTACGTCTACGGCTCCGCCGAGGTCATCGGCCTGCTATGCCTGTCGGCCTTCCTGGTGGACCATCCGGTCACGGAGGAGCAGCGCGGCCGGATGGAGGAGGGGGCGCGTTCCCTGGGCGCCGCCTTCCAGAAGATTAACTTCCTGCGCGACCTGGCAGAGGATTCCGGGACCCTGGGCCGCGCCTACTTCCCCGGCCTGGACGACCACGAGCTCACCGAGGAGCACAAGGCGCAGTTGATCACCGACATCCGCGGCGATCTCGCGCACGCCCGCACCGTCATCCCCCTGCTGCCGTTGTCCGCCCGCACCGGTGTGCTGGCGGCGGCGGAGCTCTTCGGCACGCTGACCGACCAGTTGGACGAGCTTCCCACGGCGGAGCTCACGCGCCGACGCGTCAGCGTGCCGCGCCGGACGAAACTCGCGATACTGGCGCGGGCGGTCGCCACCGCCCGGCGCATGAACCCCGCGACCTGAACCTGAGAACCCGAACCCTAGAAACGAGAATCAGACACATGGCAGACAACACCCCCCGCTCCGCCGCCGTGATCGGAGCCGGCGTCGCCGGATTGGCCACCGCCGCGCTCCTGGCCAAGCAGGGTATGAAGGTCACGGTCGTGGAGCGCACGGACAACGTCGGCGGCCGCGCCGGCGACTTGACGCTGGACGGGCACCCCGGTTTCCGCTGGGACACGGGCCCGTCCTGGTACCTCATGCCCGACGCCTTCGACCACTTCTTCCGGCTGCTGGGCACCACCACGGAGGAGGAGATCGACCTGGTCGACCTCGCTCCGGCCTACCGGGTGTTCCCCGAGGGGGAGGCCCCGGTGGACGTGCCCAGCGGCGTGGAGGCGGCCGTCGAATTGTTCGAGTCGATCGAACCCGGCGCGGGGCAGAAGCTGCGCGATTACCTCGACAGCGCCGGTGACACCTACCGGATCGCCATCGAGCGTTTCCTCTACACCACCTTCTCCGCGACGGGCCCGCTGCTGCACCGCGACGTGCGCCAGCGCCTGGGCAAGCTGGCCAGGCTGCTGACCCAGCCCCTGGATTCCTTCGTCAACGCCCGTTTCCGCGACCACCGGCTGCGCCAGGTGCTCACCTACCCGGCGGTGTTCCTGTCCTCGCGGCCGGAGACCACGCCCTCCATGTACCACCTGATGAGCCACACCGACCTGGTGCAGGGCGTGCGATACCCGGTCGGCGGCTTCACCTCCGTCATCCAGGCGATCCACCGTCAGGCGGTCAAGCACGGCGCGGTCGTTGAGCTGGACACCGAGGTCACCGCAATCACCACGCGGAAAGAAGGCCGCAAGGATGTGGCGAGTGGTGTGCGCGTCCGCCGCGCCGACGGCCGGGTCGAGGAGATCGGCGCCGACATCGTCGTCTCCGGCGCGGATCTCCACCACACCGAGACCCGTCTCCTGCCGCCGAAGTTGCGCACCTACCCGGAGAAGTACTTCGCCTCCCGCGATCCGGGGCTGGGAACCGTGCTGGTCATGGCGGGTGTGAAGGGCAGACTCCCGCAGCTGACCCACCACAACCTGCTGTTCAGCCGCGACTGGTCGGAGGACTTCGAGGCCGTTTTCGACGGGCCGGTGGCCAACCGCCCGCTGGACGCGTCCCGTTCCATCTACGTCTCCATGCCCTCGGCGTCCGACCCGGACGTGGCGCCCGAGGACCACGAGAACCTCTTCATCCTCGTGCCCGTCCCCGCGGCCGAGGAGATCGGGCACGGCGACGCCTACCGCGGGCAGGCCTCCGATCGGGTGCAGGCCATCGCCGACGCCGCCGTCGACCAGATCGCCGAGTGGGCGGGCATCCCGGACCTGGCCGAACGCATCGTCGTGCGCCGGACTCTGGGTCCGGCCGACTTCGCCGAGCGTTTCCACGCCTGGCGGGGCGGTTCCATCGGCCCCGGCCACTCGCTGCGCCAGTCGGCGTTCCTGCGCGGCCGCAACGTCTCCGGGAAGGTCGACGGCCTGTACTACGCGGGCGCCACCACCGTGCCCGGTGTGGGCGTGCCCATGTGCCTGATCTCCGCCGAGAACGTGGTCAAGCGTCTGCACGGCGACACCAGCCCGGGCCCGCTCCCGGAGTCGGGGGGCGCCCGTGCCTGAGTTCTTTGAGCCCTTCACCTATCTGACGATCCTCCTGGCCGTCCTGGTCTGTATGGCGTTGTGCGACTGGCGCTGGAAACTGGCCTTCTTCCTCGACGCCCGCCGCGCCGCCGTGCTCAGCGCGGCCGTCGTCGCGGCGTTCCTCGTCTGGGACGCCCTCGGCATCGCCACCGGATCCTTCTTCCGCGGCGGTTCCTCCTACATGACCGGGGTGGTCCTCGCCCCGGAGATGCCGGTGGAGGAGCCGATCTTCCTGTTCTTCCTCACCTACCTGACCATCAACCTCACGACCGGGGCGCGTCTGCTTCTCGACGCCCGCGGAAGGCGGTCCGCATGACCTACCTGCTCATCAGCCTGCCGTTCCTCATTCTCGCCGCGGTGCTGTGGGTCATCCGGCGCGGTTCCGCGCCCCGCCAGGTGGCGGTGACCGCGATCGTCGCCGCCGTGCTCCTGGTGCTCACCGCCGTCTTCGACAACCTCATGATCTGGGCGGAACTCGTCGGCTACGGCGACGCGCAGCGCCTCGGACTGCAGGTCGGCCTCGTGCCCGTCGAGGACTTCTTCTACCCGCTGTTCGTCGCACTGATCGTCCCCGCCTTCTGGCCGGGGAGAAAGAAGCAGCATCCATGACAACCATCCTCGGGGTGCTCTCCGCTTCCCGGCCCATCAGCTGGGTCAACACCGCCTTCCCCTTCGGCCTGGCCTACCTGCTGGCCGGCGGGGGACTGGACTGGCTGTTCTGGGTTGGCGTGCTCTTCTTCCTCATCCCCTACAACATTGCCATGTACGGGATCAACGACGTCTTCGACCACGAATCTGACATCCGCAACCCCCGCAAGGGCGGCGTCGAGGGTGCCGTCCTGCCGAAGTCGATGCACGCACCCCTGCTGTGGGCCTCGGCGCTGACGACCGTCCCCTTCCTGATCGCGCTGTACGCGGCCGGGACCTGGACCTCGGCGCTGTGGCTGACCGTCGCCATGGCGGCGGTGATCGCCTACTCCGCGCCTCCCATGCGGTTCAAGGAACGCCCCGTCCTGGATTCGGTGACCTCCTCGGCGCACTTCGTCACCCCGGCGATCGTCGGCGCCACCATCACCGGCGGCGAGGCGGGCACCCACTTCTGGTTCGCGGCCGGCGCCTTCTTCCTGTGGGGGATGGCCAGCCACGCGCTCGGCGCCGTGCAGGACGTCAAGGCGGACCGCGAGGGCGGGCTGAGTTCCATCGCCACCGCCTTCGGCGCCCGGCTGACCACCCGCCTGGCCGCCGGCGCCTACCTGCTGGCGGCGCTGCTGGTCTTCGCCCTGCCCGCCCCGGGGTGGATCGTGGGTATCGCGGGCCTGGGCTACGTGGCCAACACGCTGCGCTTCTGGAACATCACCGACGCCACCTGCGAGGACGTCAACCGCGCCTGGCGGGTCTTCCTCTGGCTGAACTACCTCGTCGGCGCGATCGTCACGATCACGCTGGCGGCGGTGTTCATCGGGATCTAGACCCCGCAGAAGCGGCGGACCAGCGAGCGGTAGGCCTGCACCGTGAGGTCGAGGTCCGCCAGCTCCAGGTGCTCGTCGTGGGTGTGCAGCTGGGCGAAGACGTCGCCGAGGGTGCGCTCGCGGGCGCGGAGCGCGAAGCCGGACGCTGTTGCAAAGTTGGGCCAGGGTCGAAAAGCCCAACCTCAAGACATTAGTTGTCCTTGCTCCGGGGTGCTTAAGCTGTCTCGAATATCCGGCTGACGATCACCGCGTCTGGGTTCGGGTGCCCGTAGGCAAACATCGCGCCCTGGCCTTTCCGTAATGAGTGCATCGCTTCCATCCCTTTCAACGTCCGGTACGCCGAGGTCCGGTTTTTGAACGCCCCCTTCGGTCCGAGGATCCGTTTCAGCCGCCCATGATCTCCTTCAATGACGTTATTGAGGTATTTCACCTGCCGGTGTTCCACGGTCTGAGGGCAGATTCCCTCTGACTTCAACTCGGCGATTGCCCTGGCCAGGGAGGGTGCTTTATCGGTGTTGATCACCCGCGGGGACCCGGTTATCGTGTTCGACCTCAGGGTCTTGGCCAGGAAACGCTTCGCTGCGGCGACGTTACGCTTTGGGGACAGGTAAAAATCCAGGGTCTGCCCACCGGCGGTAATAGCCCGGTAGAGATAGCACCACGTGCCGCCGACCCGGATATAGGTCTCATCCACCCGCCAGGACCGGGCCTGCCAGTCGGGTACCTGCCGGTACCAGCGAGTCTGCTTATCCAGCTCAGGAGCATATTTCTGGACCCAGCGGTAGATGGTGCTGTGATCGACCGGTACGCCGCGTTCGGTCATCATTTCTTCCAGATCGCGGTAGCTCACCCCGTAGCGGCAGTACCACCGCACCGCCCACAGGATGATTTCACGGGGGAAATGACGACCGGAGAAGATGCCTATGGCTGTGATTATTTCACGCAGGTCTTTCTACTGCCCCAACTTTGCAACAGCACCGAACCGAATACTAGGACTATCCCCAAAAATGTGCGCCCCGATTAGCGCTTAAACGCCTCCGCTAGCTGTGCCAAGAAGAGATCCACTACCCCATCCGCAAAAACTTTCGCTCTGCTACGCAAGCTTTCAGTAATAACTGGCTCAAGCTCCCGCCCAAACGCATCGAAGCGATAGTCAGCAGAAGTCACCACCACAAGATCACTAGTGGCCTCTTCACCGCTTCTAGCTGCCAACACGAGAGGGAGGACCTCGACAATTCTCTTCGGAGAATTACTCATGAAATATAGATATAGGCAATATTTATCCGCAAAGGCCGTATAACCCGTTGGCGGAGCCGGGGGGCGGCCATTGAGGGACCTAAAGAGGTCAAACTTCATATCCAGCTTTTTAGCCTGCTCGTCTAGGGGGGATCGAATCTCTGTATAAAGAGTTTCCTGAAGCCGAAGAGCTGCATCGTGCAATTCCGGCAGCACACGCGTGGGTCGCAATGCTTCTGCGAGCTTGTCTGCTGCGGATTTCGCACTAGTAGGGCGAGTGAGATCTGTGATTACCAAGTTGATGGTGTCAGTCACTCGTTCAGCAATAAAACGGATGAGTCGCCGTGGATCACCATCATCAGCCATTTCCAGAGCTTGGATATAGTCTCCCCGTTGATCCTGATAGATAAGGAGGGGAACTCCAGGATCTCGGTAGAGAAAAGTGCTCGCTAAAGTACGAGCCACCCTCCCGTTTCCATCTGCGAACGGATGAATGCATACAAAAGCATAATGGGCATAGGCTGCCTGAATAACCGTATCGGCCTTTTGAAAATTCTCCGACTCAAGTTCAGATATAAATCTTGCCATCTCAGCCGGAGTATCTTCGACTGGGGCGTAAGCGTGAATAGTCTCGTCAGGACGCGTGGGTCTATTCGGCTGAGCTTTATACTCCCCCTTGCGTAGAGCTTGCTTCTGAACCCCAACAGCGGTGTGGACTTCGTGGCTGTCTTGACTACGCAGTAGTACTGCATGCAGTTCTCGAATCCACTGCTGGGTTATAGGAACTTGTCCTGTAACCGCGTCAAGGACATACTCAAACCCTTCGAGGGTATCCTCAAAGGCTGGCCGGACGTGCTGGCCTTTCTCCTCCATTTGCCTTTCCCAGGCTTCGAGCTGAAACGCCACAGTTCGAGTGAAACCTCGATCAGTTTGGAAGATCCCTTCAATCGCATTGGTATCAACCGCTGCCGCACGTCTAGTTCTCTCTAGTGCAGCCTCCAAGGACGAACTAGAGGTGCCTTTTTTTACTTGGGCCAATCTCTCCGCTGATTGAATAACATCTTGCAGTGAGACCTCAACCTGTTCCCACTCATCAAAACTGGGAAAGGGTCGGTATTCGGGAAGCGGAAAGCTTGATTCCATCATGCAAGTCAGCCTAACGCAGGAAGAATCGAGACCTCGACCACGGGCTATGGCGATCCATAACATCCAAAACATGAGCCCTACATGGATTTTTAGGGTACACCCATATGATCCCGTTGACATGCGTGGATCTACCATGTGTGACTTGCAGCTTCGTTTGGCGGTTTTTCCGCAGCTTCGAATGGCGGTTCAGTCGACGCCGATGGCAACACCTGGATAGGCCACCCGGGCGCTCGGGATGGGCTTATTAGAGGCCGAAGGCGCCGCCGCTGACGAGGATGAAGATGCCCAGGCCGATCAGGACGATCGGGAACAGCACGTGCTCCCAGCGCTCAAGGACTTCTGCGATGGGCGGGCGGGTGGCCACGAACTTTGCCAGCAGGACCAGGCCTGCCACCAGGACGAGGAAAACGATGCAGTAGATGATGACGGCGGCAGTGTCCACGTTGAGGAAGACCGGGACGTAGACGCCGATATTGTCGCCACCGTTGGCAAACGTCACACCGGCGACGGTCAGCACACCCACCTTTTTCCCGGCGATCTCCGCATCATCATCGTCGTCATCATCGCTTCGCCAGGCCTGCCAGGCCGCCCATAGTCCCAGGGCCAGGGGAATTAGTCCGAAGTACGGGATCGCCTCAGCAGGTAGGAATGCTCCTGCCCCCAGCGTGACCAGGACTGCGGCCGCGAGGATGCCCATGAAGCCGAGGTACTGACCAGCCAGAATCCGAAGCGTGGTCCCTTTTTGCCCCGCCCCGCGGGCAAAAAACAGCGAGAGCACGATGATGTCGTCGATATTGGTGGCGATAAACAGACCAATCGCCGACAGTAGACCGGTTACCACTACGCACTCTCCTGTCCAGTGACACACCCAGGTACGGCGCATCCGGCGTCGATGCATTCGGCGTTGTCATCGACGGCCAGGGTGATATCCAGCAACGCGTTCAATGCCTGCGCCAGATGAGCATCAACGATCTCGTAGCGGGTCTGTCGCCCCTGCGGTTCGGCGACAACAATTCCGCAGTCCCTCAGGCAGGCGAGATGGTTCGACACGTTCGAGCGCGTCAGTTCCAGATCCTGGGCGA
Coding sequences within:
- a CDS encoding glycosyltransferase family 2 protein, with the translated sequence MSDAPVSAGRPALSVIIPCLNDARLLDRCLRNLGAQSVAPAEVIVVDNGSTDDSADVARRHGALVVDEPRRGITWATKAGFDAAGGDVLMRIDADVELDPDYLERVRDIWRRAEASPGRRVVGVTGSARFEIPGPAGDIASSLYLGAYFRSVGSTLGHYPLFGTNYSIRADWWAEVRDSVDLSDTYVHEDMQLSFAVRADETVWFQKDLVVSMDDRALHGIRQVAVRFHRGFYTVLRNWRKHPPHRRLAQRGLLGTRLREVLAP
- a CDS encoding polyprenyl synthetase family protein, translating into MTPDLDSRIGASLTLLEDFLASGRAQLPHDARLLAMAYDGVAEFSLGGKHLRSRLVHISAGDVVGEGLQAATVFGACVDLLHGAFLIHDDIIDRDDLRRGRPTIHAAVRDEYGDAHLGTSLAIVAGDLGINGALQLLLTSDLADDVVRRGMRLLSSAAHETITGEILDIAHLVEPDPDLEQVRLSNHLKTSEYSFGTPLKLGALAAGRDPASMKPIAHALGNAYQAADDIAGAVGDSEVTGKQTAGDVVNRRATLVTMRMDPEQPTDPQALAGIIRDVIAEGDSHLADARRLIDETDLAPGIRENLHHITNRIEGMLRTHA
- a CDS encoding phytoene/squalene synthase family protein yields the protein MPEQTPPDRKQLGEFLDRYDRAAVKASHEVILSYSTSFSLATRLLGKQVRTDIRNLYAMVRIADEIVDGTARAAGLSPEETAAALDDYESAVLAAPARRFHVDPVLHAYALSARRCGFNPEHVTAFFSSMRRDLNQTTYDEQSFEDYVYGSAEVIGLLCLSAFLVDHPVTEEQRGRMEEGARSLGAAFQKINFLRDLAEDSGTLGRAYFPGLDDHELTEEHKAQLITDIRGDLAHARTVIPLLPLSARTGVLAAAELFGTLTDQLDELPTAELTRRRVSVPRRTKLAILARAVATARRMNPAT
- the crtI gene encoding phytoene desaturase family protein, with the translated sequence MADNTPRSAAVIGAGVAGLATAALLAKQGMKVTVVERTDNVGGRAGDLTLDGHPGFRWDTGPSWYLMPDAFDHFFRLLGTTTEEEIDLVDLAPAYRVFPEGEAPVDVPSGVEAAVELFESIEPGAGQKLRDYLDSAGDTYRIAIERFLYTTFSATGPLLHRDVRQRLGKLARLLTQPLDSFVNARFRDHRLRQVLTYPAVFLSSRPETTPSMYHLMSHTDLVQGVRYPVGGFTSVIQAIHRQAVKHGAVVELDTEVTAITTRKEGRKDVASGVRVRRADGRVEEIGADIVVSGADLHHTETRLLPPKLRTYPEKYFASRDPGLGTVLVMAGVKGRLPQLTHHNLLFSRDWSEDFEAVFDGPVANRPLDASRSIYVSMPSASDPDVAPEDHENLFILVPVPAAEEIGHGDAYRGQASDRVQAIADAAVDQIAEWAGIPDLAERIVVRRTLGPADFAERFHAWRGGSIGPGHSLRQSAFLRGRNVSGKVDGLYYAGATTVPGVGVPMCLISAENVVKRLHGDTSPGPLPESGGARA
- a CDS encoding lycopene cyclase domain-containing protein — its product is MPEFFEPFTYLTILLAVLVCMALCDWRWKLAFFLDARRAAVLSAAVVAAFLVWDALGIATGSFFRGGSSYMTGVVLAPEMPVEEPIFLFFLTYLTINLTTGARLLLDARGRRSA
- a CDS encoding lycopene cyclase domain-containing protein; this encodes MTYLLISLPFLILAAVLWVIRRGSAPRQVAVTAIVAAVLLVLTAVFDNLMIWAELVGYGDAQRLGLQVGLVPVEDFFYPLFVALIVPAFWPGRKKQHP
- a CDS encoding prenyltransferase, giving the protein MTTILGVLSASRPISWVNTAFPFGLAYLLAGGGLDWLFWVGVLFFLIPYNIAMYGINDVFDHESDIRNPRKGGVEGAVLPKSMHAPLLWASALTTVPFLIALYAAGTWTSALWLTVAMAAVIAYSAPPMRFKERPVLDSVTSSAHFVTPAIVGATITGGEAGTHFWFAAGAFFLWGMASHALGAVQDVKADREGGLSSIATAFGARLTTRLAAGAYLLAALLVFALPAPGWIVGIAGLGYVANTLRFWNITDATCEDVNRAWRVFLWLNYLVGAIVTITLAAVFIGI
- a CDS encoding IS6 family transposase, yielding MGIFSGRHFPREIILWAVRWYCRYGVSYRDLEEMMTERGVPVDHSTIYRWVQKYAPELDKQTRWYRQVPDWQARSWRVDETYIRVGGTWCYLYRAITAGGQTLDFYLSPKRNVAAAKRFLAKTLRSNTITGSPRVINTDKAPSLARAIAELKSEGICPQTVEHRQVKYLNNVIEGDHGRLKRILGPKGAFKNRTSAYRTLKGMEAMHSLRKGQGAMFAYGHPNPDAVIVSRIFETA
- a CDS encoding Fic family protein; this translates as MMESSFPLPEYRPFPSFDEWEQVEVSLQDVIQSAERLAQVKKGTSSSSLEAALERTRRAAAVDTNAIEGIFQTDRGFTRTVAFQLEAWERQMEEKGQHVRPAFEDTLEGFEYVLDAVTGQVPITQQWIRELHAVLLRSQDSHEVHTAVGVQKQALRKGEYKAQPNRPTRPDETIHAYAPVEDTPAEMARFISELESENFQKADTVIQAAYAHYAFVCIHPFADGNGRVARTLASTFLYRDPGVPLLIYQDQRGDYIQALEMADDGDPRRLIRFIAERVTDTINLVITDLTRPTSAKSAADKLAEALRPTRVLPELHDAALRLQETLYTEIRSPLDEQAKKLDMKFDLFRSLNGRPPAPPTGYTAFADKYCLYLYFMSNSPKRIVEVLPLVLAARSGEEATSDLVVVTSADYRFDAFGRELEPVITESLRSRAKVFADGVVDLFLAQLAEAFKR
- a CDS encoding cadmium resistance transporter, whose translation is MRRTWVCHWTGECVVVTGLLSAIGLFIATNIDDIIVLSLFFARGAGQKGTTLRILAGQYLGFMGILAAAVLVTLGAGAFLPAEAIPYFGLIPLALGLWAAWQAWRSDDDDDDDAEIAGKKVGVLTVAGVTFANGGDNIGVYVPVFLNVDTAAVIIYCIVFLVLVAGLVLLAKFVATRPPIAEVLERWEHVLFPIVLIGLGIFILVSGGAFGL
- the cmtR gene encoding Cd(II)/Pb(II)-sensing metalloregulatory transcriptional regulator CmtR, which translates into the protein MLTIASRLDVMNRLGRAMADPTRSRILLALLEGPAYPAALAQDLELTRSNVSNHLACLRDCGIVVAEPQGRQTRYEIVDAHLAQALNALLDITLAVDDNAECIDAGCAVPGCVTGQESA